In one window of Nodosilinea sp. PGN35 DNA:
- the wbaP gene encoding undecaprenyl-phosphate galactose phosphotransferase WbaP, protein MFPLERTVQPVMLSLRMSTRSLPMVALLSGSDLLALALAGSAGVYLRLAFGGEYLPSLYGQLWPILGVFLLAYAVAGLYPAVGLSPVDELRRICLSTTFTYLVLAAGLFLTRESETYSRGVFLLAWLLSLIAVLTGRLLVKQIFARCPWWGYQVLILGGGRTGELVIQTLKNQPNFGLKPVAVLDDGRIQGGSLCGVPIVGPLSAAPSLARRHDIHYAIVAMPGVQREQLLRVLELYGRTFPHLLMIPDLFGVASLWVSSKDLGGILGLEIRQQLLLPGPRLIKTLLDIVLTLVVGLCLLPLLGVIAVLVKLDSPGPVFYGQPRLGQNNVPFVAWKFRSMVPNAERVLERHLEENPALRQQWELDHKLRYDPRITRVGHFLRRTSLDELPQLWNVLRGDMSLVGPRPIVEEEVFRYADKYTLYTKVLPGLTGLWQVSGRNNVSYEERVNLDAYYVRNWSVWLDVYILLKTIWVVVIGDGAY, encoded by the coding sequence ATGTTTCCTCTTGAGCGCACGGTTCAGCCCGTAATGTTGTCCTTGAGGATGTCAACCCGCTCCTTGCCGATGGTTGCCCTCCTCAGCGGATCGGATTTGCTGGCCCTAGCCCTGGCCGGCAGTGCGGGAGTCTATCTGCGGTTGGCCTTTGGTGGGGAGTATCTGCCGAGTCTCTACGGCCAGCTGTGGCCGATTTTGGGGGTGTTTTTGCTGGCCTACGCCGTAGCCGGGCTTTACCCGGCGGTGGGCCTGAGCCCGGTGGATGAGCTGCGACGCATTTGCCTGTCTACTACCTTTACCTACCTGGTACTGGCGGCGGGGCTATTTCTTACCCGCGAGAGCGAGACCTATTCGCGCGGGGTATTTTTGCTGGCCTGGCTGCTCTCGCTGATTGCGGTGCTGACGGGTCGTTTGCTGGTGAAGCAGATCTTTGCCCGCTGCCCCTGGTGGGGCTACCAGGTGCTGATTTTGGGAGGCGGGCGAACTGGCGAACTGGTGATTCAAACCCTGAAGAACCAGCCGAATTTTGGCCTCAAGCCCGTGGCCGTGCTGGATGACGGACGGATTCAGGGGGGCAGTCTGTGCGGGGTGCCGATTGTGGGGCCGCTGTCGGCGGCCCCGAGCCTGGCCCGGCGGCACGATATTCACTACGCCATCGTGGCTATGCCTGGGGTGCAGCGGGAGCAGCTGCTGCGGGTGCTAGAGCTCTACGGGCGCACCTTTCCCCACCTGCTGATGATTCCTGACCTGTTTGGGGTGGCCAGTCTGTGGGTCAGCTCTAAGGATTTGGGGGGGATTTTGGGCCTGGAAATTCGCCAGCAGCTGCTGCTGCCCGGCCCCCGCCTGATCAAAACCCTGCTGGATATCGTGTTGACCCTGGTGGTGGGCCTCTGCCTGCTGCCGCTGCTGGGCGTGATTGCGGTCTTGGTTAAACTCGACTCGCCGGGGCCGGTGTTCTACGGTCAGCCGCGCCTGGGGCAAAACAACGTGCCCTTTGTCGCCTGGAAGTTTCGCTCGATGGTGCCCAATGCCGAGCGGGTGCTGGAGCGCCACCTGGAGGAAAATCCGGCCCTGCGACAGCAGTGGGAACTCGACCACAAGCTGCGCTACGACCCCCGCATTACTCGGGTGGGCCATTTTCTGCGCCGCACCAGCCTCGATGAGCTGCCCCAGCTCTGGAATGTGCTGCGGGGGGACATGAGCCTGGTGGGCCCTCGCCCCATTGTGGAGGAGGAAGTTTTTCGCTACGCCGACAAGTACACCCTTTACACTAAAGTGTTGCCCGGTCTCACGGGGCTGTGGCAGGTGTCGGGGCGCAACAACGTCTCCTACGAGGAGCGGGTGAACCTCGATGCCTACTACGTGAGAAATTGGTCAGTTTGGTTGGATGTGTATATTTTGCTCAAAACAATCTGGGTGGTTGTAATTGGTGATGGAGCCTACTGA
- a CDS encoding O-antigen ligase family protein yields MVIVFGLGLGLCAYYLNRPELRAKSFWICGATALALVGIYCSGSRNGLLIAGIQLLLFGGLLRPYRYIFWAGLGAIALLIASALIWGVGGRSLAEAFATVSLRFSVWRLALDMIPQHPWFGTGLGTFKHLYDPADFPVAGDFLPHAHNLWLMLAVEAGIPVALGFTGVVGWVLGRSTFALVAVPLPPDARALVAGYLTGFGGTTAFAIFDLAFYDGRINILGWLLLGGIQAMAHLTLSAKSASPAAGQSTAQWPSPP; encoded by the coding sequence ATGGTGATTGTGTTTGGCCTGGGGCTGGGCCTCTGCGCCTACTACCTCAACCGCCCGGAACTGAGGGCAAAAAGCTTTTGGATCTGCGGGGCCACCGCCCTGGCCCTGGTGGGCATCTACTGCTCGGGCTCGCGCAATGGTCTGCTGATTGCTGGCATTCAGCTGCTGCTGTTTGGCGGGCTGCTGCGCCCCTACCGCTATATTTTTTGGGCCGGACTGGGGGCGATCGCCCTGCTCATCGCCAGCGCCCTGATCTGGGGGGTGGGCGGGCGCAGCCTGGCCGAAGCGTTTGCCACCGTGTCGCTGCGGTTTAGCGTGTGGCGGCTGGCCCTCGACATGATTCCACAGCATCCGTGGTTTGGCACCGGCCTGGGCACCTTTAAGCATCTGTACGATCCGGCTGACTTCCCGGTGGCCGGTGACTTTCTCCCCCACGCCCACAACCTCTGGCTTATGCTCGCCGTTGAGGCCGGGATTCCAGTAGCGCTGGGGTTTACGGGGGTAGTGGGCTGGGTGCTGGGGCGCAGCACCTTTGCCCTGGTGGCGGTGCCGCTCCCCCCCGACGCCAGGGCTCTGGTGGCGGGCTACCTGACCGGCTTTGGCGGCACCACGGCCTTTGCCATTTTTGATCTGGCCTTCTACGATGGCCGCATCAACATCTTGGGCTGGCTGCTGCTGGGGGGCATTCAGGCCATGGCGCACCTGACACTGAGCGCTAAATCAGCTTCACCAGCCGCAGGCCAAAGTACAGCCCAATGGCCGTCCCCACCATGA
- the aroB gene encoding 3-dehydroquinate synthase, which translates to MKSVIPVPLPDQPYEVVVATGGLDHLGTWLGGGESPLVKPGQRLLLVSNPAIFKHYGDRALASLTQAGYAVETCLLPAGERYKTLGSIQKIYDAALGFHLERKSAMVALGGGVIGDMTGFAAATWLRGVGVVQVPTSLLAMVDASIGGKTGVNHPQGKNLIGAFHQPRLVMIDPTVLKTLPAREFRAGMAEVIKYGVIWDRDLFETLEAAPRLDQCRYLGDELLHKILTRSCQAKADVVSQDEKEAGLRAILNYGHTVGHAVESLMHYRGVNHGEAVAIGMVAAGAIALRLNLWDQALADRQLALLHKTQLPTQIPAGLALDDLLRALLSDKKMEAGRLKFILPEALGQVRITDAVTDDDLRSVLTTLGATA; encoded by the coding sequence ATGAAATCCGTCATTCCCGTGCCACTGCCCGATCAGCCCTATGAGGTGGTAGTGGCCACCGGGGGCCTAGACCATTTGGGCACCTGGCTGGGGGGCGGTGAGTCACCGCTGGTGAAGCCGGGGCAGAGGCTGCTGCTGGTGTCGAATCCGGCCATTTTCAAGCATTACGGCGATCGCGCCCTGGCCTCCCTCACCCAGGCGGGCTACGCGGTTGAGACCTGTCTGCTGCCTGCCGGGGAGCGCTACAAAACCCTGGGCTCGATTCAAAAAATCTACGACGCGGCGCTGGGGTTTCACCTGGAGCGCAAGTCGGCGATGGTGGCCCTGGGGGGCGGGGTGATTGGCGATATGACGGGCTTTGCGGCGGCCACCTGGCTGCGGGGGGTGGGGGTGGTGCAGGTGCCTACCTCGCTGCTGGCCATGGTGGATGCCTCGATTGGGGGCAAAACCGGCGTCAACCATCCCCAGGGCAAAAACCTGATTGGGGCCTTCCATCAGCCGCGCCTGGTGATGATTGACCCGACGGTGCTCAAGACGCTGCCCGCCCGCGAATTTCGCGCCGGGATGGCGGAGGTGATCAAGTACGGCGTGATCTGGGATCGGGATCTGTTTGAAACCCTGGAGGCTGCGCCCCGCCTCGACCAGTGCCGCTACCTGGGCGACGAGCTGCTGCACAAAATTCTGACGCGATCGTGCCAGGCCAAGGCCGATGTGGTGTCACAGGACGAAAAGGAGGCGGGGCTGCGGGCAATTCTCAACTACGGGCACACCGTGGGCCACGCGGTGGAAAGCCTGATGCACTACCGGGGGGTCAACCACGGGGAGGCGGTGGCCATTGGCATGGTGGCGGCGGGGGCGATCGCCCTGCGCCTGAACCTGTGGGATCAGGCCCTGGCCGACCGCCAGCTGGCGCTGCTGCACAAGACCCAGCTGCCCACCCAGATTCCGGCTGGCCTGGCGCTAGACGACCTGCTGCGGGCACTGCTTAGCGACAAAAAGATGGAGGCGGGTCGGCTCAAATTTATTTTGCCGGAGGCCCTGGGTCAGGTGCGCATCACCGATGCGGTGACCGACGACGACCTGCGATCGGTGCTGACGACGCTGGGGGCAACGGCCTAG
- a CDS encoding bifunctional 2-polyprenyl-6-hydroxyphenol methylase/3-demethylubiquinol 3-O-methyltransferase UbiG has product MPAPLSDATISANLTGYARQHSAYPQFMSLVGAHQYRRLYRLCDRHLVPGSRVLDWGCGNGHFSYYLVNKGYQTCGFAFEPFPLLPELVAQGFEFQRGTPAEPVRLPYGDGEFDAVVSVGVLEHVREGQGDELASLREIYRILKPQGIFLCYHLPNRYSWIEWLSTRLPHKYYHQYRYTRADIGALCAQAQLHLLAVKRYGLLPRNVVGRWPGVGQQPLVAAAWDGCDRALGVALSGLCQNYYFVAQKSPGNRPVPLG; this is encoded by the coding sequence ATGCCTGCACCCCTCTCTGACGCGACAATTTCGGCGAATTTGACCGGCTACGCCCGGCAGCATAGCGCCTACCCCCAGTTTATGAGCCTGGTGGGGGCACACCAGTACCGACGGCTGTATCGGCTGTGCGATCGCCACCTGGTGCCCGGCAGCCGGGTGCTCGACTGGGGCTGCGGCAATGGGCATTTTTCCTACTATCTGGTCAATAAGGGCTACCAAACCTGTGGCTTTGCCTTTGAGCCATTTCCCCTGCTGCCGGAGCTGGTGGCCCAGGGATTTGAGTTTCAGCGGGGCACGCCAGCGGAGCCGGTGCGGCTGCCCTACGGCGATGGCGAGTTTGATGCGGTGGTCTCGGTGGGGGTGCTGGAGCACGTCAGAGAAGGCCAGGGCGATGAGCTGGCCAGCCTGCGGGAGATTTACCGCATTCTCAAACCCCAGGGCATCTTTCTCTGCTACCACCTGCCCAACCGCTACAGCTGGATAGAGTGGCTATCGACTCGCCTGCCCCACAAGTACTATCACCAGTACCGCTACACCCGTGCCGACATTGGGGCGCTCTGTGCCCAGGCGCAGCTGCATCTTTTAGCGGTCAAGCGCTACGGCCTGCTGCCCCGCAATGTGGTGGGGCGCTGGCCCGGGGTGGGGCAGCAGCCCCTGGTGGCGGCGGCCTGGGACGGCTGCGATCGCGCCCTGGGGGTAGCCCTCTCGGGGCTGTGCCAAAACTACTATTTCGTCGCCCAAAAGTCCCCAGGGAATCGCCCCGTCCCGCTGGGTTAG
- the hisB gene encoding imidazoleglycerol-phosphate dehydratase HisB — protein sequence MQTQDRPISVSDLAYPSRSASVSRTTGETDVQVSLNLDGTGRCEAQTGIPFLDHMLHQISSHGLIDLEVRATGDIEIDDHHTNEDVGITLGMALHQALGDRKGITRFGHFVAPLDESLVQVALDFSGRPHLSYGLEIPTQRVGTYDTQLVREFFVAVVNHSQMTLHIRQLDGLNSHHIIEATFKAFARALRMATEVDPRRAHLIPSSKGVI from the coding sequence ATGCAAACCCAAGATCGTCCCATTTCTGTTTCTGACCTGGCCTACCCCAGCCGCAGCGCCAGCGTCAGCCGCACCACTGGCGAAACCGATGTGCAGGTGAGCCTGAACCTGGACGGCACCGGGCGGTGCGAGGCTCAAACCGGCATTCCCTTCCTCGACCACATGCTGCACCAGATTTCGTCCCACGGGCTGATCGACCTGGAGGTGCGGGCCACGGGCGACATCGAGATCGACGACCATCACACCAACGAGGATGTGGGCATCACCCTGGGCATGGCGCTGCACCAGGCCCTGGGCGATCGCAAGGGCATTACCCGCTTTGGCCACTTTGTCGCGCCGCTCGACGAGTCGCTGGTGCAGGTGGCCCTCGATTTTTCCGGTCGGCCCCACCTCAGCTACGGACTGGAGATTCCCACCCAGCGGGTCGGCACCTACGATACACAGCTGGTGCGCGAGTTTTTTGTCGCCGTGGTCAACCACAGCCAGATGACCCTGCACATTCGCCAGCTCGACGGCCTCAACTCCCACCACATTATTGAGGCGACCTTCAAAGCCTTTGCCCGCGCCCTGCGCATGGCCACCGAGGTAGACCCCCGCCGCGCCCACCTGATCCCTAGCTCGAAGGGCGTGATTTAG
- a CDS encoding DUF2993 domain-containing protein, which produces MTKGNADLGEQALSKAFEMGLSTQLDAADALEAEIRTNPMALMQGELESADIQGRGLVIKDDLRTELLTVKTDGLAIDPLKAALGEIELTRPTNATAAVELTEADIERACNSAYIRQKLQALDVTLEGRPVQVSAEHISFSLPGDGRVAIAASVTVDNAGDRQQVAFRAVPTMGPRGYEVVLNEVEIEPENTSPALTESLLAAARDLLDLHNFTLSGMTLQLQSLAVRPGKIVLQVQALVESFPGGQ; this is translated from the coding sequence ATGACTAAAGGCAATGCCGACTTGGGAGAACAGGCCCTCAGCAAAGCATTTGAGATGGGGCTGTCTACCCAGCTAGATGCCGCCGATGCCCTAGAGGCCGAGATTCGCACCAACCCCATGGCGCTGATGCAAGGGGAGCTGGAGTCCGCCGACATTCAGGGGCGGGGGCTGGTGATTAAAGACGACCTGCGTACCGAACTGCTGACGGTAAAAACCGACGGACTGGCCATTGACCCGCTCAAGGCTGCCCTGGGCGAAATTGAGCTCACCCGCCCCACCAATGCCACCGCTGCGGTAGAACTCACCGAGGCCGACATTGAGCGGGCCTGCAATTCGGCCTACATTCGGCAAAAACTCCAGGCGCTCGATGTCACCCTGGAGGGCCGCCCGGTGCAGGTCAGCGCCGAGCACATCAGCTTTTCGCTGCCTGGGGATGGTCGCGTGGCGATCGCCGCCAGCGTCACTGTAGACAATGCGGGCGATCGCCAGCAGGTGGCCTTTCGCGCCGTGCCCACCATGGGGCCTCGGGGGTACGAGGTGGTGCTCAACGAGGTGGAGATAGAGCCAGAGAATACCTCCCCAGCGCTGACCGAGAGCCTGCTGGCGGCGGCTAGAGATCTGCTCGACCTGCACAATTTTACCCTCAGCGGCATGACGCTCCAGCTGCAAAGCCTGGCCGTGCGACCGGGGAAGATTGTCTTGCAGGTGCAGGCCCTCGTAGAGTCGTTTCCGGGGGGGCAATAG
- a CDS encoding 3'-5' exonuclease has product MATPITTPITNFVALDFETADRYRDSACSIGLVRVEQGQVVDKAHYLIRPPRRLFEFTHIHGITWGMVANQPDFAELWPTVAEMLMGADCLVAHNASFDRSVLYACCKAYGILPPVAEFVCTVKLARQAWNIRPTKLPNVCDYLGIPLHHHDALSDAEACAQIAIASAFGASAG; this is encoded by the coding sequence ATGGCCACCCCGATAACCACTCCGATAACTAACTTTGTCGCCCTCGATTTTGAGACCGCCGATCGCTACCGCGACAGCGCCTGCTCAATCGGCCTAGTGCGGGTCGAGCAGGGCCAGGTGGTCGATAAGGCCCACTACCTGATTCGCCCGCCCCGGCGGCTGTTTGAGTTCACCCACATCCACGGCATTACCTGGGGGATGGTGGCGAACCAACCCGATTTTGCCGAGCTGTGGCCCACGGTGGCTGAAATGCTGATGGGAGCCGACTGCCTAGTGGCCCACAATGCCTCCTTCGATCGCAGCGTGCTCTACGCCTGCTGCAAAGCCTACGGCATTTTGCCCCCGGTGGCGGAGTTTGTCTGCACGGTCAAGCTGGCCCGCCAGGCGTGGAATATTCGCCCCACCAAGCTGCCCAACGTGTGCGACTACCTGGGCATTCCCCTCCACCACCACGATGCCCTGTCCGACGCGGAAGCCTGCGCCCAGATTGCCATTGCCTCCGCCTTTGGGGCCAGCGCTGGCTAG
- a CDS encoding DUF1176 domain-containing protein has translation MNQPTWRGAAAALALLAIAGCNTPPADSGAAPEPVVESPLPTDEVILQTIYDQVESRDLCDGFFQPEVAQTASRVYAMGDLALVELVCAQAAYQSVYAYAVYQADGSWQPLTLDVFAPDGTGGFARSSQTTVGGLSEFDPDLGLLTVFSKARGLGDCGSLADYRWENGELELATFRYQECSDSPGELPGELVDPADYPQVYP, from the coding sequence GTGAACCAACCTACCTGGCGGGGCGCAGCGGCGGCCCTGGCCCTGCTTGCGATCGCCGGGTGCAACACGCCCCCCGCCGACTCAGGCGCGGCCCCCGAGCCCGTGGTCGAAAGCCCGTTACCGACGGACGAGGTCATTCTCCAGACCATCTACGACCAGGTCGAAAGCCGCGATCTGTGCGATGGGTTCTTTCAGCCCGAGGTGGCCCAGACCGCCTCGCGGGTGTATGCCATGGGTGACCTGGCCCTGGTGGAGCTGGTCTGCGCCCAGGCGGCCTACCAGTCGGTCTACGCCTACGCGGTGTACCAGGCCGATGGCTCGTGGCAGCCGCTGACCCTCGACGTGTTTGCTCCCGACGGCACGGGGGGCTTTGCCCGCAGCAGCCAGACTACCGTGGGGGGGCTGAGCGAGTTTGACCCCGATCTGGGGCTGCTGACAGTGTTTAGCAAGGCGCGGGGCCTGGGCGACTGCGGCTCCCTGGCCGACTACCGCTGGGAGAATGGCGAGCTAGAATTGGCCACATTCCGCTACCAGGAATGCAGCGACTCCCCAGGCGAACTGCCCGGTGAGTTGGTAGATCCCGCTGACTACCCCCAGGTTTATCCCTAG
- a CDS encoding sodium:proton antiporter: MDIYILDLLVIGLLLLAVTLGSGWIGRLPLSYALIYLIVGLLLSPYGFNLIRARPDTAFLERLTEFVVLISLFSCGLKMNRPLRAWAWNSTIRLIGFLMPISIFAIAALGHFFLGMEWGEGLLLGAILAPTDPVLASEVQLADPQDRDELRFGLTSEGGLNDALAFPFVYFGLHWLENDSWESWFGRWVAVDLVWAIAVGLLVGIGVAKGVCWLEQHLRKRSEVDELMEDFVGLSTILLSYSVAELARGYGFLAVFVAGVVMYNSCLSDERSVSRLNFMERLEKLTEIGTILLLGSLLRLEPMLRFAAPALLTAGALLFVIRPLGTWASTLGAPVHPATRWLFGWFGIRGVGSLYYLTYSLGHGLQGAIGERIAWITIITVTISVTLHGVSSTPLMRWYERHIEGRNALEKRLPGRS; this comes from the coding sequence GTGGATATCTACATTCTCGATCTGCTGGTGATTGGTCTGCTGCTGCTTGCCGTTACCCTGGGGTCTGGGTGGATTGGGCGACTGCCCCTGTCCTACGCGCTAATTTACCTGATTGTGGGGCTGCTGCTCAGCCCCTACGGCTTTAACCTGATCCGGGCGCGACCCGACACAGCTTTTCTAGAACGGCTGACCGAGTTTGTCGTCCTGATTTCGCTGTTTAGCTGCGGCCTCAAAATGAATCGCCCGCTGCGGGCCTGGGCGTGGAATTCGACCATTCGACTGATTGGCTTTTTGATGCCGATCTCAATCTTTGCGATCGCCGCCCTGGGCCACTTTTTTCTCGGGATGGAGTGGGGCGAAGGTCTGTTGCTGGGGGCAATTTTGGCCCCCACCGACCCGGTCTTGGCCTCGGAGGTGCAGCTGGCAGACCCCCAAGACCGCGACGAGCTGCGCTTTGGCCTCACCTCCGAGGGCGGCCTCAACGACGCTCTGGCTTTTCCCTTTGTCTACTTTGGGCTGCACTGGCTCGAAAACGACAGCTGGGAGAGCTGGTTTGGGCGCTGGGTGGCGGTGGATCTGGTGTGGGCGATCGCCGTCGGACTGCTGGTGGGCATCGGCGTTGCCAAAGGAGTTTGCTGGCTAGAGCAGCATCTCCGCAAGCGAAGCGAAGTCGATGAGCTGATGGAAGATTTTGTTGGGCTCAGCACGATCTTGCTCAGCTACTCGGTGGCGGAACTGGCGCGCGGCTACGGCTTCTTGGCCGTTTTTGTGGCTGGGGTGGTGATGTACAACAGCTGCCTGAGCGATGAGCGATCGGTCTCCCGCCTGAATTTTATGGAACGGCTCGAAAAGCTGACCGAGATCGGCACTATTTTGCTGCTGGGGTCGCTGCTGCGCCTTGAGCCGATGCTGCGGTTTGCGGCCCCGGCCCTGCTGACAGCGGGGGCGCTGCTGTTTGTAATTCGTCCTCTGGGCACCTGGGCGAGCACTCTGGGCGCGCCGGTACACCCCGCCACCCGCTGGCTGTTTGGCTGGTTTGGCATTCGCGGTGTGGGCTCGCTGTACTATCTGACCTACTCCCTGGGCCATGGCCTGCAAGGGGCGATCGGTGAGCGCATCGCCTGGATCACGATTATTACGGTGACGATTTCGGTGACGCTGCACGGCGTCAGCTCGACGCCGCTGATGCGGTGGTACGAGCGCCATATTGAAGGCCGCAACGCCCTGGAGAAGCGCCTGCCCGGCCGCAGCTGA